The following proteins are encoded in a genomic region of Tenebrio molitor chromosome 7, icTenMoli1.1, whole genome shotgun sequence:
- the LOC138135536 gene encoding uncharacterized protein — protein MKCAAVCFVLVVALNSYSTRAQLPPRLNIPGAVLVTQARPAPFRQQRVHGDSPPPRLRRPIPHAAPVPVRPVIEEPEESPSTPNSNNNFDDEVTKLGISALQSAVRQAANPEEEPNRPVQFRPERPIPVLRQDVRENGSPSPRPAPVLRQDHRENIPRPLVRQEPREDLPQLVRQPQPVRHAQVRQQIPIQAPQPVRQPTRGNHPARQPSQYLDDEGGRPTSSGRGRKPPVQILRKYRNDNADGSITWGFENEDGTFKEETLGIDCITRGKYGYIDPDGVKRQYSYETGNKCDEPDEDELLQERPLPQIQAQPRKPQFRPPGGQF, from the exons ATGAAGTGCGCCGCTGTTTGTTTTGTCCTGGTG gtGGCGCTGAATTCATACAGCACACGTGCCCAGCTACCTCCGAGGTTGAACATCCCTGGTGCAGTTCTGGTAACGCAAGCCAGACCTGCACCTTTTAGACAACAAAGAGTCCACGGAGATTCGCCTCCACCGAGACTGAGAAGACCAATTCCCCACGCAGCTCCGGTTCCTGTTCGTCCAGTAATCGAAGAACCGGAAGAATCACCCTCTACCCCTAACAGCAACAACAACTTCGATGATGAAGTAACAAAACTAGGAATTTCAGCGTTGCAATCTGCTGTACGACAAGCTGCTAATCCTGAAGAGGAACCAAATCGGCCGGTGCAGTTCAGACCGGAGAGACCGATTCCTGTCCTCAGACAAGACGTTAGGGAAAATGGTTCGCCGTCACCGAGACCCGCACCTGTTTTGAGACAGGACCACAGAGAAAATATTCCGAGGCCGTTGGTGAGGCAGGAACCTAGGGAGGATCTTCCCCAGCTTGTGAGACAGCCGCAACCCGTGAGACACGCACAG GTACGTCAGCAGATACCTATCCAAGCGCCTCAACCCGTCAGACAACCGACCAGAGGTAACCACCCCGCTAGGCAACCCTCTCAGTACTTGGATGACGAGGGTGGTCGTCCGACATCGTCGGGAAGGGGGCGCAAACCACCGGTACAGATTTTGCGGAAGTACCGCAACGACAACGCTGACGGTAGCATCACGTGGGGCTTCGAGAATGAAGATGGCACGTTTAAAGAAGAAACGTTGGGTATTGATTGCATCACCAGGGGGAAATACGGTTACATCGACCCCGACGGTGTAAAGAGACAGTACTCGTACGAAACTGGTAACAAATGCGACGAACCTGACGAGGATGAGCTGCTGCAAGAAAGACCATTGCCTCAAATCCAAGCCCAACCCAGAAAGCCGCAGTTTAGGCCCCCTGGTGGCCAATTTTAG
- the Bin1 gene encoding histone deacetylase complex subunit SAP18, with translation MTSVDVIIEEKKDDAVDRQKVCPFLLRVFVSSTGYHFKPTDYNKGNTPQNELQIYTWKDATLHELTQLVKEVNPEARRKGTKFNFSLVFPDMRVPIYRMREIGSTTTGIKCPDDLKTLSQARFAIGDFMDIAITPADSWNTGGRKGYSQNYNNHRQRPY, from the exons ATGACCTCTGTGGATGTTATCATTGAAGAGAAAAAGGACGACGCGGTGGACAGACAAAAG GTTTGTCCGTTTTTGCTGCGAGTTTTCGTATCATCAACCGGCTACCACTTCAAACCTACCGACTACAATAAGGGTAACACCCCCCAAAACGAGCTCCAAATCTATACCTGGAAAGACGCCACTTTGCACGAGTTGACGCAATTAGTCAAAGAAGTGAACCCTGAGGCGCGAAGAAAAGGAACGAAATTTAACTTTTCACTTGTATTTCCAGATATGCGGGTGCCGATTTACCGAATGAGGGAAATTGGGAGCACCACTACTGGTATTAAATGCCCAGATGATTTGAAAACTCTGAGCCAGGCTAGGTTTGCAATAGGGGATTTTATGGACATCGCGATTACACCAGCGGATTCGTGGAACACGGGAGGGCGAAAAGGGTACTCTCAGAATTATAATAATCATCGCCAGAGACCTTACTGA